tgccagtttagtccaaaggtttcatttttaacatctggatccaaaaaggtttcatcgttgccattttggtccaactgacttaactccgtccatatctgttaaagctgccaagggcatttttgtcagatatggatggagttaagtcagttggaccaaaatgaaatgacaaaaatgcccttggcagctttaacagatatggatggagttaagtcagttggaccaaaatggcaacgatgaaacctttttggatccagatgttaaaaatgaaacctttggactaaactggcaaaatggcccaaaccacagggactaaaatggcaatttactcaatgTTTAAATAAACTGCAGGTTCTGGGAACTTCATCAATGAAAATGGATTTCGTAGCGCGCTTTACATGATAGATATCGGACAAAATGATCTGCTGGTTGCGCTGTATGCAGCAAATCTCACTTATCCACCAGTTGCAGCCAAAATTCCATCTTTTATAGCAGAAATTAAACTAGCTGTTCAAGTAAGCATCCATCTCTCGGTTTCATCCCGTCGTTTTTCTGTTTTAGATGCATGCTAAAGTTTTATATGGTGAAAATGTAGAATTTATATTTGTACGGTGGGAGAAAGTTCTGGATACACAGCACGGGCCCGTTAGGATGCGCTCCAAAAGAGCTTGCTTTACACGCACACAATGATACCGATCTTGACAAAATTGGATGCTTTCGCGTCCATAACGATCTAGCCAAACTTTTCAACAAAGGGTTACGTAGAATGTGCAAAGAACTGAAACATGAGTTAAAAGGCGCGGTTATTGTGTATGTGGATGTGTACAGCGTCAAATATAATCTCTTCGCCAAACCGTCAAAATATGGTAACAACATATTTAAATTCACTTAATTTTTAGTTTTAAATAATGAAACTAATGATTTGATTTTTACAGGATTTGTAGAGCCATTTAAGGCGTGTTGTGGGTACGGAGGGCCTCCAAACAACTACAATGTGAAAGCCACATGTGGGCAGCCCGGTTACAACATATGCGATAATGTAACATCGGCTATAGTGTGGGATGGTGTTCATTACACGGAAGCTGCAAATAAGGCGGTCGCTGCTACAATTCTTTCGACGCCATCATTAAAACTAGAGCGGTTTTGGTTGGATTGACACCGTTATTTATAAGTAGTCAGACATTCTAATAATAAATACTTACAAAATTTGAATACAAATGAGTGGAACACTAGTTTACatttgtgtattttttttttagtaaaaaagTTGCATTATATTTCATTCaaatcatcagggcaaattacataagggtagcaggtagacgagcaacaaactgcgccgccattCCTTTCTGAATAGAGTGGAGACTTATAGTATAACAGTATACTCTTATAGAGTGAAGCTATAAAGAAAACTCGTATAGTATCCGTATTTACTCTTGCGAAATAATATAACATCAAATATACatattttcaaacaaaatttcaTTTCAACAAAGATGTTGGtatcaattttaatttttatcactATAGAGTATAGACTGATTCTTTAATATAATGATGGTTTGTTATCCAGAAAGTATATAATGCTTTCATTTCATATAAGTATCTAGTCAACTTTAAAGtcttatatttatatataaaaatagatATACAATTGATTATTAAAACAACTTGATATTTAAAATTACTAAACAAGTCTTATATTTATATATCAAGTTACAGTTGTACTATTTAAAAACAAATACACAATTGATTATCAAAACAACTTGATATTTAAAAATTACTAAACAAGTCTTCATCCATATGTCCTTTTGTGGTTTCCTTAATATAGAAACATAGATTCCTGCAACTTGATGGTATAATTCAATCATTCACATGTTGTATTTTAGCTTAGAAATTTCAATTAGGGCCGAATTTACCGCtctatatttttattaaatataccAAGGCCTCTAGGGactcaaaaaaattaaaaataactaatagttgtaaaataaaaattctgataaCCTTGAAACTATAAAAATATCCTCTAAGACTTATAAATTTTTTTATAGAGTTTCAATATTTTTTGGTTTCTATTTAGTATGAAAACAATTTAAATAGataataaaagttaaaaaaatatattaagtttTTAGTTCATTAAAACATAACAAATAGATCATTGATAGTTAAAATAGTTCTAATTTAAATTTATTTCAAGAATTAAAAAGTAATActcttatttatataaaaatatatttcctCTAAATGTATTGTATTGCTTCTATGCTCATGCAATTAGTTTTGCACAAAGTTTTTTCCAATCAAAAACTGAAAATATTAGCCAAGATCCACAATATCATATAAATATGGAACCAAGTAAGCTTtaaaaaatttattaattatattgtaTTTAAATAAACTTAGATGGACATGTATTATTATATTACAAAAGTTGAAATATAGGTTGACCTTGGTTTCTCATGCAATCTCATCCCTCAATATAAGAACCAAATGAAGGTAGATTAGACTACATCAAGTGATCTAAAATATGAAAATTGTAAATGCATTTTGGGGGCTTTTATGGTTTAGTATGCTCTTTGGTATCTCACTGTCTAGACCTATGATTATCAACTTTGGTGATGCAAATTCTGACACTGGAGGCGTGCTAGCCGGCGCTGGACTCCCCATCGGCCTTCCACATGGCATTACATTCTTCCACAAAGGCACTGGCCGATTCGGCGATGGTCGACTCATCCTTGACTTTATCTGTGAGTCCACTCTCTCTTTGTTTTATGGAGTATGCCCGTTAACTGAAAACTCACGGGCCCTACCAATATCATGTTTGCGGAAAAGTAGAAAAATATGTATTCGAACGTGAGACCTTTCATAGTTTTAAGGAGGGACTCGAACGTTTACCACTTTGTCATGAAGTTTGCTTACTTTTCAATTAGTTTTGCATTAATTTTCGACATGCTAGTTTTGTTCAATGTTATATTTTGGAACAGGTGAGCATCTGAAGCTGGGCTATCTGAGCCCATATATGGAATCACTGGCACCAAATTTCACTAGTGGTGTAAACTTTGCAGTAGCCGGAGGCATGATTCTACCACCGTTTATTCCTTTTCATCTTGGTGCGCAAGTTCGCCAGTTCATCCATTTCAAGAATCGCTCGCTTGAACTCCTCTCGCAAGGTATGCTCATTTCTAGCTTTCCGGATCCATCATTCTTGTTTATTTGGGTAACACATCCTTCGGGTCCATGTTCAACATGAGTACaatgtgaatttctgacacgatcCGATACTAACACAAAAGTTTTGGGGTAAAGTCTAAACGGGGTTTGGGTCAGTTCTGGGTCGAGCCCGTGAATACGTTTAACTAAGCGGGTTGTGTTCGGGTCAACCTAACGGGTTGACCCATTAtaaattctttttaaaaaaataggggtgcaaacgagccgagccgagcccgagctcgaccaggctcgagctcgagctcgtttaacatatgaaagctcg
The Helianthus annuus cultivar XRQ/B chromosome 6, HanXRQr2.0-SUNRISE, whole genome shotgun sequence genome window above contains:
- the LOC110864603 gene encoding GDSL esterase/lipase At3g62280 — translated: MKRVILLLSWVWMLVGISASRPLIINFGDSNSDTGGVLAGAGLPIGLPHGITFFHRGTGRFGDGRLIIDFFCEHLNLSYLSPYLESLAPNFTSGVNFAVAGAMTLPQFVPFQLDVQVRQFVHFKNRSLELLSLGSGNFINENGFRSALYMIDIGQNDLLVALYAANLTYPPVAAKIPSFIAEIKLAVQNLYLYGGRKFWIHSTGPLGCAPKELALHAHNDTDLDKIGCFRVHNDLAKLFNKGLRRMCKELKHELKGAVIVYVDVYSVKYNLFAKPSKYGFVEPFKACCGYGGPPNNYNVKATCGQPGYNICDNVTSAIVWDGVHYTEAANKAVAATILSTPSLKLERFWLD